In Crinalium epipsammum PCC 9333, the following are encoded in one genomic region:
- a CDS encoding slr1306 family protein, protein MAVKLRRPILVGGVGLSLSLWLLQSLHHSMAQLGEFTVLGAIALGGGFWFFQKRTSPDVDISPIASTIERETVEKAIAQVETAITILESETENHPANLQLRQQVVQVTAELDRKVNRIAVTGGKNVGKTTLLKLLENSCFHSQQPSFSETAALFTANDSEVITNQVAIANDLILFLTAADLTDPEFQTLQQMAKSHQKIMLVFNKQDQYLPDDRVVVLNQLRQRMQGILNLDDVVAIAAEPGLVKVRQHQPDGTLQEWMEKPAANIAPLTQQLEQILSNSAQQLILASAYRQAINLKTEVKTVLNQVRRDRALPIIEQYQWIVAATALANPVPALDLLATAAINAQLIIDLGAVYQQKFSLQQAQTIASTMGSLMVKLGLVELSTSAVGGMLKSNAITFVAGGVVQGVSAAYLTRLAGLSLIEYFQVQETATTTGGLFNVEQLSETLKQVFLENQRVAFLQAFIKQGVARLMPESTQPEIIVAETAALP, encoded by the coding sequence ATGGCAGTGAAGTTGCGCCGTCCGATTTTAGTAGGTGGAGTTGGGTTATCTTTGTCGCTGTGGCTGTTGCAAAGTTTGCATCACTCAATGGCTCAATTAGGAGAGTTTACAGTATTAGGCGCGATCGCACTTGGTGGTGGTTTCTGGTTTTTCCAAAAACGCACCTCCCCTGATGTTGATATATCACCGATAGCATCAACAATTGAACGGGAAACGGTAGAAAAAGCGATCGCTCAAGTTGAAACGGCGATTACTATACTAGAATCTGAGACAGAAAATCATCCCGCTAATCTTCAATTAAGGCAACAAGTTGTCCAAGTAACAGCCGAGTTAGACAGAAAAGTAAATCGTATAGCTGTTACAGGTGGTAAAAATGTCGGTAAAACAACTTTACTAAAACTTCTAGAAAATAGTTGCTTCCACTCCCAGCAACCGAGTTTTAGCGAGACAGCAGCATTATTTACAGCAAATGATTCTGAGGTTATTACGAATCAGGTTGCGATCGCTAATGATTTAATATTATTCCTCACTGCTGCTGATTTGACTGATCCAGAGTTCCAAACTCTGCAACAAATGGCTAAATCTCATCAAAAAATCATGCTGGTTTTTAATAAACAAGACCAGTATTTACCTGATGACAGAGTAGTAGTTTTGAATCAACTGCGACAACGGATGCAGGGTATATTGAATTTAGATGATGTAGTTGCGATCGCGGCTGAACCAGGACTGGTAAAAGTGCGTCAACATCAGCCTGATGGTACATTACAAGAGTGGATGGAAAAACCAGCAGCTAATATCGCACCTTTGACACAACAGCTAGAGCAAATATTATCTAACTCAGCACAACAACTAATTTTGGCTAGTGCTTACCGACAAGCAATTAATTTGAAAACAGAAGTTAAAACTGTATTAAATCAGGTGAGACGCGATCGCGCTCTACCTATAATTGAGCAATATCAGTGGATAGTCGCTGCTACAGCTTTAGCTAACCCAGTTCCCGCACTTGATTTATTAGCAACTGCCGCTATTAATGCCCAATTAATTATAGATTTGGGTGCTGTTTATCAGCAAAAATTCTCACTACAACAAGCTCAAACTATAGCCAGCACAATGGGTAGTTTAATGGTTAAACTGGGATTAGTTGAGCTTTCCACTTCTGCCGTTGGTGGTATGCTGAAAAGCAATGCAATTACATTTGTGGCTGGTGGCGTAGTGCAAGGAGTAAGCGCCGCGTACCTTACCCGATTAGCAGGATTAAGTTTGATAGAATATTTCCAAGTTCAAGAAACTGCTACAACCACAGGCGGATTGTTTAATGTTGAACAATTGAGTGAAACCCTTAAACAAGTATTCCTAGAAAATCAACGGGTAGCTTTTTTGCAAGCATTTATCAAGCAAGGAGTAGCACGTTTGATGCCAGAATCAACCCAACCTGAAATTATAGTAGCTGAAACAGCAGCCCTTCCCTAA
- a CDS encoding WD40 repeat domain-containing protein has product MNTLFGNLYSVSSVTFSPDGQLLATCSLDHTIKLLQA; this is encoded by the coding sequence ATAAATACATTATTTGGGAATTTATATTCAGTTTCTTCTGTAACATTTAGCCCTGATGGGCAACTTTTGGCAACTTGTAGTTTAGATCACACCATCAAGCTATTGCAAGCTTAA
- a CDS encoding Uma2 family endonuclease — translation MTVFTLTLPDTLTLTDEQFFELCQNNRDYQFERTASGELIIMPPTGSETGRRNIKITAQLENWSSQNNLGVAFDSSTGFKLPNGADRSPDASWVKKERWEALTPEQQARFAPLCPDFVVELCSPSDSIEKVRAKMSEYIENGARLGWMLDRKNQQVEIYRPNQEVEILQSPTTLSCEDVLLGFVLNLKDIL, via the coding sequence ATGACAGTCTTCACCTTAACCCTACCAGATACTTTAACCCTGACAGATGAGCAATTTTTTGAGCTTTGTCAGAATAACCGCGATTATCAATTTGAGCGTACAGCATCAGGAGAATTGATTATTATGCCACCCACAGGTAGCGAAACTGGTAGACGCAATATTAAAATAACTGCTCAATTAGAAAATTGGAGTTCTCAAAATAATCTTGGAGTTGCCTTTGACTCTTCAACTGGTTTTAAATTACCTAATGGTGCAGATCGTTCACCTGATGCTTCTTGGGTAAAAAAAGAAAGATGGGAAGCTTTAACTCCTGAACAACAAGCAAGATTTGCTCCCTTATGTCCTGATTTTGTAGTGGAGTTATGTTCTCCTAGTGATTCCATAGAAAAAGTACGTGCAAAAATGAGCGAATATATTGAGAACGGCGCTAGATTGGGATGGATGCTCGATCGCAAAAATCAACAAGTGGAAATTTATCGTCCTAATCAAGAAGTTGAGATATTACAATCTCCCACAACGCTATCATGCGAAGATGTATTACTAGGATTTGTATTGAATCTTAAAGATATTCTTTGA
- a CDS encoding DUF305 domain-containing protein yields the protein MKTSILITFVAIASVTGAVITGCSTSSQTPNQVSSTTSNNSSTEKKANHSSHSGHGSGNHDMAMDLGSADANYDLRFIDAMTPHHQGAVEMAKEAQQKSQRPEIKKLASEIINAQNKEIGQLKQWRLAWYPKAGTQLVAYGGAGKSTVPMSDEQKQSMMMSQDLGAADAEFDLRFINAMIPHHEGAITMANDALAKSKQTEIKKLSQNIVASQQKEIDQMKQWRTAWYKK from the coding sequence ATGAAAACAAGCATTTTAATTACCTTTGTGGCGATCGCATCCGTCACAGGTGCAGTTATAACAGGCTGTTCTACTTCTTCACAAACTCCAAACCAAGTTTCCAGCACTACCTCAAACAATTCCAGTACTGAAAAAAAAGCTAACCACAGTAGTCATTCTGGGCATGGTAGTGGCAACCATGATATGGCTATGGACTTGGGTTCAGCAGATGCTAACTATGATCTGCGATTCATTGATGCCATGACACCACACCATCAAGGTGCGGTAGAAATGGCAAAAGAAGCTCAACAAAAATCTCAACGCCCAGAGATTAAAAAATTAGCCTCTGAAATTATCAATGCTCAAAACAAAGAAATTGGGCAGTTAAAGCAGTGGCGACTCGCTTGGTATCCCAAAGCTGGAACTCAGTTAGTTGCTTATGGAGGCGCGGGCAAATCTACAGTCCCAATGTCAGATGAGCAAAAGCAGAGCATGATGATGTCTCAAGATTTAGGGGCGGCTGATGCTGAGTTTGATTTACGCTTCATTAATGCCATGATTCCCCACCATGAAGGGGCTATCACAATGGCTAATGATGCGTTGGCTAAGTCTAAGCAAACAGAAATTAAGAAATTATCTCAAAATATTGTGGCTTCACAGCAAAAAGAAATTGACCAAATGAAGCAGTGGCGAACAGCTTGGTACAAAAAATAG
- a CDS encoding aminotransferase class IV → MLEATSIVWHNGRLVEREQAAPSIASHSLHLGIGVFDGIMAYWNGNHYYIHCLDAHLDRLRNGATQMGLEFSWSNADLKIGISSLLDQLPATNYYIRPIVYRSVPQLSFNDLMPVDVTILAVTIDRDVNKPLTCHISPYQRISGNAIPLAWKICGTYVNSYLARRAAQIAGFNDGILLDQQGRITEAAVANLFLIQKDKLVTPALTPHIFPGITRLTIIDLAKNLQIPVEERDIKPADLENFDGAFLAATMMELKPLSTIHPYIYDTSNHPLFRSCLKEFQEITHQ, encoded by the coding sequence ATGCTTGAAGCAACTTCGATTGTTTGGCATAATGGCAGACTGGTTGAACGAGAACAAGCTGCGCCTTCCATTGCCAGCCATTCTCTCCACTTAGGAATCGGTGTTTTTGATGGCATCATGGCTTATTGGAATGGTAATCATTATTACATTCATTGCTTAGATGCACATTTAGATCGTCTCCGCAATGGTGCGACACAAATGGGGCTAGAATTTTCTTGGTCAAATGCCGATTTAAAAATAGGCATTTCATCACTTTTAGATCAATTACCTGCAACAAATTATTACATCAGACCAATTGTTTACCGTTCAGTACCACAACTAAGTTTTAATGATTTGATGCCTGTTGATGTGACTATATTAGCAGTGACGATTGATCGTGATGTAAATAAACCTTTAACTTGCCACATTTCCCCATACCAACGTATTTCAGGTAACGCCATTCCCTTAGCATGGAAAATATGCGGAACTTATGTAAATAGTTATCTAGCTCGTCGTGCTGCACAAATAGCGGGATTTAATGATGGCATTTTACTCGATCAACAAGGTCGAATTACTGAAGCAGCAGTAGCCAATCTTTTTTTAATCCAAAAAGATAAATTAGTTACCCCTGCCTTAACTCCCCATATCTTCCCTGGAATTACCCGTTTAACAATTATTGATCTTGCTAAAAACCTCCAAATCCCAGTAGAAGAACGGGATATTAAACCTGCTGATTTAGAAAATTTTGACGGAGCCTTTCTAGCTGCTACTATGATGGAATTAAAACCACTATCGACGATTCATCCTTATATATATGATACGTCAAATCATCCCCTGTTTCGTAGCTGTTTAAAAGAATTTCAAGAAATCACACATCAGTAA
- a CDS encoding retropepsin-like domain-containing protein: MVTPSKSQSEEMLKWLNHNRQMLLDLYKNQYIAYNAHRLIAHSENLQEVLQLAEASGEYFAIYLVPRRTASIQILPIRFGTVARHDWQPNYHVKLKHRELEISTTMLVDSGAELSLISFKVGQDLGYALADGESTLLAETIGGRVEYVLRNVEMTINEHTLIAPTAWLQNHTGGEQLLLGREVVFDKFDIEFRQAEEQIIFRWRE; encoded by the coding sequence ATGGTAACACCTTCTAAAAGCCAAAGTGAGGAAATGCTCAAGTGGCTAAACCATAACCGCCAGATGTTATTAGATTTATATAAAAATCAATATATCGCTTATAACGCACATCGGTTAATTGCTCATAGTGAAAATTTACAGGAAGTTTTGCAGTTAGCAGAAGCTTCAGGAGAATATTTTGCAATATACTTAGTTCCCCGCCGTACTGCTTCTATCCAAATTTTACCAATTCGCTTTGGTACAGTTGCTCGTCATGATTGGCAACCAAATTATCATGTGAAACTTAAACATCGAGAGCTAGAAATATCTACCACTATGTTAGTAGACTCTGGCGCTGAACTAAGTTTGATTTCATTCAAAGTAGGTCAAGATTTAGGCTATGCTTTAGCCGATGGGGAATCAACTTTATTAGCAGAAACGATAGGCGGTAGAGTTGAGTATGTTTTACGCAATGTGGAAATGACAATTAATGAACATACTTTGATTGCTCCTACGGCATGGTTACAAAATCATACAGGTGGAGAACAATTACTCTTGGGAAGAGAGGTTGTATTTGATAAGTTTGATATTGAGTTTAGACAAGCTGAGGAGCAAATTATTTTTAGATGGCGTGAATAG
- a CDS encoding type II toxin-antitoxin system HicB family antitoxin translates to MPIMQQFTAIIEREGSGYVSLCPEIDIASQGCNIEEARNNLVEALELFFETADPKEIQNRLHSEIFITRVEVNIG, encoded by the coding sequence ATGCCAATAATGCAACAATTTACAGCAATTATTGAACGCGAAGGCAGTGGATATGTATCCCTGTGTCCCGAAATTGATATTGCTAGTCAAGGGTGTAATATTGAAGAAGCACGCAACAATTTAGTTGAAGCATTAGAACTATTTTTTGAAACTGCCGATCCTAAAGAAATACAGAATAGATTACACTCTGAAATTTTTATTACTCGTGTGGAAGTAAATATTGGGTAA
- a CDS encoding type II toxin-antitoxin system HicA family toxin — translation MGKLRVLSAAEACQILAKHDFVQVRRKGSHIIMQRRLSYTTLTVPIPDYPELRIGTLQSIIRQSGLARYLFELEQ, via the coding sequence TTGGGTAAATTGAGGGTACTGTCAGCAGCAGAAGCTTGTCAAATTTTAGCCAAACATGATTTTGTTCAAGTTCGGCGAAAAGGTAGCCATATTATTATGCAAAGAAGGCTATCATATACAACGCTGACAGTACCTATACCAGATTACCCTGAGTTACGAATTGGTACATTGCAGTCAATTATTCGTCAATCTGGGTTGGCTCGTTATTTGTTTGAACTTGAACAATAA
- a CDS encoding ATP-binding protein — MSIANQLNKTGNQQQTRPVLMVEDSKGKRIINLDKNIYSLGRSSLNSIVLNSRLVSRHHATLLRVTDTENDTYLFQIIDGNLQGDHSTNGLIINGKQCWSKALQHKDLILFGGNAQASYFEIEADLSDEDILEYCEIEKAIKYQSFANETFETLVTDDVSVDPSREAALMRLASFPELLPTPIIEMDLKGKITYYNPATLLKFPDVQELQLNHPILIGLLSVVKNENNDFFVREVEVENAIFEQSVHYIAESNLIRIYLGDITKRKQAEKEREQLLIREQAARNEAETANRMKDEFLATLSHELRTPLNAMIGWTSLLRSRKLDEQTVSRAIETIERNTRSLAQLIEDVLDVSRIIRGKLRLNVRSVKLIPIIEAAIETIRPAADAKNIQIECFFDAAVPSILGDANRLQQVVWNLLSNAVKFTPQSSRVEVRLLLTTDTELPSNYAQIRISDMGIGIKPDFLPHVFDRFSQADSSSTRAHGGLGLGLAIVRHLVELQGGTVKAESAGEGLGATFMVNLPLIAVNPESAVASLEAEGTTTPHSVVPIQPSARSLAGLRVLVVDDQADTREFIITMLHEYGAEATAVETVSQALETLQHWKPNVLISDIGMPGEDGYALIRKIRAMTTEEGGNIPAIALTGYASASDRTQALLAGFQIHVPKPIDAVELAVVVGKLTGRIIN; from the coding sequence ATGTCTATTGCTAATCAGTTAAATAAAACTGGTAATCAACAACAAACACGCCCTGTTTTGATGGTTGAAGACTCAAAAGGAAAACGTATAATTAATCTTGATAAAAATATTTATTCACTGGGGCGCAGTTCCTTAAATTCTATCGTTCTTAATTCTCGGCTTGTTTCTCGCCATCATGCAACACTACTGCGTGTTACTGACACAGAAAATGATACTTATTTATTCCAAATCATTGATGGCAATTTACAAGGAGATCATAGCACCAATGGTCTAATTATTAATGGCAAACAGTGTTGGTCAAAAGCTTTACAACATAAAGATTTGATTTTGTTTGGAGGCAATGCCCAAGCTAGTTATTTTGAAATCGAAGCTGATTTATCGGATGAAGATATTTTGGAGTATTGTGAAATCGAAAAAGCAATTAAGTATCAATCTTTCGCTAACGAGACATTTGAAACGTTAGTTACAGATGATGTTTCTGTTGATCCTTCTAGGGAAGCAGCCTTAATGAGACTAGCTTCTTTCCCTGAGCTTTTACCTACTCCGATTATCGAAATGGATTTAAAGGGCAAAATCACCTATTATAATCCTGCTACACTTTTGAAATTCCCCGATGTTCAGGAATTACAGCTTAATCATCCAATATTAATCGGACTCCTCTCAGTAGTTAAAAATGAAAACAATGATTTTTTTGTCCGAGAAGTGGAAGTTGAAAATGCGATATTTGAACAATCTGTCCATTATATTGCTGAAAGTAATTTAATCAGAATTTACTTAGGAGATATTACTAAACGTAAACAAGCAGAAAAAGAACGCGAACAACTACTTATTCGTGAGCAAGCAGCACGCAATGAGGCTGAAACAGCTAACCGCATGAAGGATGAGTTTCTAGCGACACTTTCTCACGAACTTCGTACTCCCTTAAATGCCATGATTGGGTGGACAAGTTTGTTGCGTAGCCGAAAATTAGATGAGCAAACTGTTAGTCGTGCTATTGAAACAATTGAGCGAAATACTAGATCTTTGGCACAACTGATCGAAGATGTTTTAGATGTTTCACGGATTATTAGGGGTAAGTTACGCTTAAATGTTCGTTCGGTAAAACTGATTCCGATAATTGAGGCGGCAATAGAAACTATACGCCCTGCGGCAGATGCTAAAAATATTCAAATTGAATGTTTTTTTGACGCGGCTGTACCATCAATATTGGGTGATGCCAACCGTTTACAACAAGTTGTGTGGAATTTGCTTTCTAATGCAGTTAAGTTTACACCTCAATCTAGTCGTGTTGAAGTTAGGCTGCTATTGACTACAGATACAGAATTGCCAAGTAATTATGCTCAGATTCGGATCAGCGATATGGGTATAGGAATCAAGCCTGATTTTTTACCTCATGTATTTGATCGTTTTAGTCAAGCAGATAGTTCTAGCACTAGGGCGCATGGTGGATTAGGACTTGGGTTGGCGATAGTGCGACATTTAGTAGAACTCCAAGGTGGAACCGTTAAAGCAGAAAGTGCAGGGGAGGGATTAGGAGCAACTTTCATGGTAAATTTGCCCTTAATAGCGGTAAATCCCGAATCAGCAGTAGCTAGTCTTGAAGCAGAAGGTACTACTACGCCTCACTCTGTAGTTCCAATTCAGCCTTCTGCGCGATCGCTTGCTGGTTTGCGTGTGCTAGTAGTAGATGATCAAGCTGATACACGCGAATTTATAATTACAATGCTGCACGAGTATGGCGCTGAGGCAACAGCAGTAGAAACGGTAAGTCAAGCACTCGAAACACTACAACATTGGAAGCCTAATGTTTTAATCAGCGATATCGGAATGCCTGGAGAGGATGGTTACGCACTGATTCGCAAAATTAGGGCAATGACTACAGAAGAAGGTGGGAACATTCCAGCGATCGCACTCACAGGTTATGCTAGTGCAAGCGATCGCACACAAGCTTTATTAGCAGGCTTTCAGATCCACGTTCCCAAGCCAATTGACGCAGTTGAGTTAGCTGTAGTTGTTGGGAAACTTACCGGAAGAATAATAAATTAA
- the bchL gene encoding ferredoxin:protochlorophyllide reductase (ATP-dependent) iron-sulfur ATP-binding protein encodes MKLAVYGKGGIGKSTTSCNISVALARRGKKVLQIGCDPKHDSTFTLTGFLIPTIIDTLQEKDYHYEDVWPEDVIYKGYGGVDCVEAGGPPAGAGCGGYVVGETVKLLKELNAFDEYDIILFDVLGDVVCGGFAAPLNYADYCLIVTDNGFDALFAANRIAASVREKARTHPLRLAGLIGNRTSKRDLIDKYIDTVPMPVLEVLPLIEDIRVSRVKGKTLFEMAETEPALNYVCDYYLNIADQILAKPEGVVPNDSPDRELFSLLSDFYLNPTQHKSEEEHLDLMMV; translated from the coding sequence GTGAAATTAGCAGTTTATGGAAAAGGCGGTATTGGTAAATCTACAACTAGCTGTAATATCTCTGTAGCCTTGGCACGTCGTGGTAAGAAAGTGCTGCAAATTGGTTGTGACCCAAAACACGACAGCACATTTACCCTGACAGGCTTCCTCATCCCTACAATTATTGATACCCTTCAAGAAAAGGACTATCACTACGAAGACGTTTGGCCTGAAGACGTAATATATAAAGGTTATGGCGGTGTTGACTGCGTAGAAGCTGGTGGCCCTCCGGCTGGTGCAGGTTGTGGCGGTTATGTAGTTGGCGAAACCGTCAAGCTGCTGAAAGAACTTAATGCCTTTGACGAATACGACATTATTCTGTTTGACGTACTGGGTGACGTAGTGTGTGGTGGCTTTGCCGCGCCTCTCAACTATGCTGATTACTGCTTAATTGTCACAGACAACGGTTTTGATGCTTTATTTGCAGCTAACCGGATTGCTGCATCTGTGCGCGAAAAAGCGCGTACCCACCCATTACGCCTAGCAGGTTTAATTGGCAACCGTACTTCTAAACGGGATTTAATTGACAAGTATATTGATACAGTCCCAATGCCAGTATTGGAAGTATTGCCTCTGATTGAAGATATTCGCGTATCTCGCGTTAAAGGTAAGACATTGTTTGAAATGGCAGAGACTGAACCCGCACTTAACTACGTCTGCGACTACTACCTGAATATTGCAGACCAAATTCTTGCTAAACCTGAAGGTGTGGTTCCCAATGACTCACCTGACAGAGAGTTGTTCTCCTTGCTGTCTGACTTCTACCTCAATCCTACTCAACATAAATCTGAGGAAGAACACTTAGATTTGATGATGGTTTAA
- a CDS encoding cysteine synthase family protein, translating into MELLKSSIKFDLVNQQLRSALSNDVSEAVGMVPIVKLNRLSELCQQHDFYLKLESCNPGGSIKEKNAVYLIKDAEKRGLLTPGGTIVESSSGNFGIGLAMIGAARGYRVVIVVDAKTAPPMRRMLEAYGAELVDVPLSAADANGSMQVARMQKAKEVASQISGAWYPCQHQNPRNTDAHEAFTAPEIEAAFGGAPDVIVIGVSTAGQLGGISRYFKQHYPKTRIVGVDVAGSVVFGTPPHPYKMTGLGLSFVPPNFDPKVLDAAYSVNDRLAFSVCHVLARKEGLLLGGSTGAIVAAALAYGIKMSSRQRIVLLNPDRGDRYLETVYNRTWLREQGINLLQEPELTETIKSLAPVPQQIFMPA; encoded by the coding sequence ATGGAATTATTAAAAAGTTCAATAAAATTCGATTTAGTCAATCAACAGCTTAGGTCGGCTTTATCAAATGATGTGAGTGAAGCTGTTGGAATGGTTCCAATTGTGAAATTAAATCGCTTAAGCGAGTTATGCCAACAACATGATTTTTATCTGAAACTAGAATCTTGCAATCCTGGTGGCAGTATTAAGGAAAAAAATGCTGTTTATCTGATTAAAGATGCAGAAAAACGCGGGTTATTAACACCTGGAGGCACGATTGTAGAATCAAGTTCTGGTAATTTTGGCATTGGATTAGCGATGATTGGTGCGGCGCGTGGCTATCGCGTGGTAATTGTGGTAGATGCGAAAACTGCTCCACCGATGCGGAGAATGTTGGAAGCTTATGGTGCAGAACTTGTAGATGTTCCTCTCAGTGCTGCTGATGCTAATGGCTCAATGCAGGTAGCGCGGATGCAGAAGGCTAAAGAAGTAGCAAGTCAAATTTCTGGGGCTTGGTATCCTTGCCAACATCAGAATCCCCGTAATACTGATGCCCATGAAGCTTTTACAGCACCGGAGATTGAGGCGGCTTTTGGTGGTGCGCCGGATGTGATTGTTATTGGTGTTAGTACAGCCGGACAGTTAGGCGGTATTAGTCGTTATTTTAAACAGCATTATCCTAAAACGCGGATTGTCGGTGTGGATGTAGCGGGTTCAGTGGTGTTTGGAACTCCTCCCCATCCCTATAAAATGACGGGTTTAGGTTTGTCTTTTGTACCACCAAATTTTGACCCAAAAGTGTTAGATGCTGCTTATTCGGTAAATGACAGACTGGCTTTTTCCGTTTGTCATGTTTTGGCTCGTAAAGAAGGTTTATTACTGGGAGGATCGACAGGGGCAATTGTGGCTGCTGCTCTAGCTTATGGCATTAAAATGAGTAGCCGTCAACGTATAGTATTGCTGAATCCAGATCGGGGCGATCGCTATTTGGAAACAGTCTATAACCGTACCTGGCTGCGCGAGCAAGGTATTAATCTGTTACAGGAGCCAGAATTGACAGAAACTATTAAATCATTGGCTCCAGTACCCCAGCAGATTTTTATGCCAGCGTAG
- a CDS encoding ferredoxin:protochlorophyllide reductase (ATP-dependent) subunit N, with translation MTVAAEPQGLNFECETGNYHTFCPISCVAWLYQKIEDSFFLVIGTKTCGYFLQNAMGVMIFAEPRYAMAELEEGDISAQLNDYEELKRLCLQIKRDRNPSVIVWIGTCTTEIIKMDLEGLAPRLESEIGIPIVTARANGLDYAFTQGEDTVLAAMAARCPEKAPMVEGEKKEKNAIASLLNFGKKKEDIATEESEYVKHPPLVLFGSLPDPVVTNLTLELKKQGIKVSGWLPSKRYTELPVLEEGYYVSGVNPFLSRTATTLMRRRKCKLIGAPFPIGPDGTRAWIEKICSVFNIEPKGLDEREAQIWASVEDYVKLLRGKSVFLMGDNLLEISLARFLIRCGMTCPEIGIPYMDKRYQAAELALLEKTCHEMGVPTPRIVEKPDNYNQIQRIHELHPDLVITGMAHANPLEARGINTKWSVEFTFAQIHGFTNTRDILELVTRPLRRNNNLKDLGWDKLVKEEAKV, from the coding sequence ATGACGGTTGCAGCAGAACCACAAGGTTTAAATTTTGAATGTGAAACCGGAAATTATCATACATTTTGCCCGATTAGCTGCGTAGCATGGCTCTACCAGAAGATTGAAGATAGTTTCTTCTTGGTAATTGGTACTAAGACTTGTGGCTACTTCTTGCAAAACGCAATGGGCGTAATGATTTTCGCTGAACCCCGTTATGCGATGGCGGAGTTAGAAGAAGGCGATATTTCGGCACAGTTGAATGATTATGAAGAATTGAAGCGGTTATGTTTGCAGATTAAACGCGATCGCAATCCTAGTGTAATTGTCTGGATTGGCACTTGCACGACCGAAATCATCAAGATGGATTTGGAAGGTTTAGCACCTAGACTAGAATCGGAAATCGGTATTCCCATTGTTACCGCTCGTGCTAACGGTTTGGATTATGCTTTTACCCAAGGGGAAGATACGGTATTAGCGGCGATGGCTGCCCGTTGTCCTGAGAAGGCTCCTATGGTAGAAGGTGAGAAGAAAGAAAAAAATGCGATCGCATCCTTACTCAACTTCGGCAAAAAGAAAGAAGATATTGCCACCGAAGAATCAGAATATGTCAAGCATCCCCCGCTAGTTTTATTTGGTTCTTTACCAGATCCAGTTGTTACTAACCTAACCCTGGAACTCAAAAAACAAGGCATTAAAGTTTCTGGTTGGTTGCCCTCCAAGCGTTATACAGAATTGCCTGTTTTAGAAGAAGGCTACTATGTTTCTGGCGTGAATCCCTTCCTCAGCCGCACAGCTACAACCTTAATGCGTCGCCGCAAGTGCAAACTAATCGGCGCACCATTCCCCATTGGACCTGATGGAACTCGCGCTTGGATTGAGAAAATCTGCTCAGTGTTCAATATTGAACCCAAAGGTTTAGATGAACGGGAAGCACAAATTTGGGCTAGCGTAGAAGATTACGTTAAGCTACTTCGCGGTAAGTCTGTCTTCTTGATGGGTGACAACTTACTAGAAATATCCTTAGCGCGTTTCTTAATTCGTTGCGGTATGACTTGCCCAGAAATCGGTATTCCTTACATGGATAAGCGTTATCAAGCTGCCGAATTAGCATTGCTTGAGAAAACTTGCCATGAAATGGGTGTACCAACACCAAGAATTGTTGAAAAACCAGACAACTACAACCAAATTCAGCGCATTCACGAATTGCATCCTGATTTGGTAATCACTGGTATGGCTCATGCTAACCCCTTAGAAGCGCGTGGGATTAATACTAAGTGGTCTGTTGAGTTTACTTTTGCTCAGATTCACGGTTTTACTAATACTCGTGACATTTTAGAGTTAGTAACTCGTCCGTTGCGTCGGAATAACAACCTAAAAGATTTAGGTTGGGATAAGTTGGTGAAGGAAGAAGCGAAGGTTTAA